A window of Cryptomeria japonica chromosome 3, Sugi_1.0, whole genome shotgun sequence contains these coding sequences:
- the LOC131058341 gene encoding BTB/POZ domain-containing protein At1g63850 has protein sequence MYGERVEFPNIEECLAILSVASEMSADDCINKCMEYLEAVHWSAEEESQIRKVLSSEGLELKVLPDLAARLHQDDDDDHINFVEKMIQEMVSLIKAGQSSLSKNRESVEKYLAGMLDGNTSRVVVDVCGRVLLQEFKASIKSLDISTLKRLFNLIQHCNGGIVEAALKACCEDKALVQLVSSYLQYAEAVLDIVMWFMKATGEGKIIIPRASRVSSLTTWLPIMGTFRNHSSLRNKFEELDKAVLKVVESLPQVDQKRICVVWAEVYRSREIDIATPYALAEYMLV, from the coding sequence ATGTATGGGGAGCGTGTTGAATTCCCCAATATTGAGGAATGCCTGGCGATTCTGTCTGTTGCTTCTGAAATGTCGGCCGATGACTGCATTAACAAATGCATGGAATATTTGGAAGCAGTTCATTGGAGTGCCGAGGAGGAGTCCCAAATTCGGAAAGTGCTCTCTTCTGAGGGATTGGAATTGAAAGTTTTACCAGATTTAGCTGCCCGACTTCATCAGGACGACGACGATGACCATATAAATTTTGTGGAGAAGATGATCCAAGAAATGGTGTCTCTTATCAAAGCCGGCCAATCCAGTTTATCCAAAAATCGAGAAAGTGTGGAGAAGTATTTAGCAGGGATGTTAGATGGAAATACGTCTAGGGTTGTCGTGGACGTATGCGGGCGTGTGCTTTTGCAAGAGTTCAAGGCATCCATCAAATCTCTTGATATCTCGACTCTAAAGCGGCTTTTTAACCTTATCCAGCACTGCAATGGAGGAATAGTAGAAGCTGCACTCAAGGCATGTTGTGAAGATAAAGCATTAGTACAGCTTGTGTCCTCCTATTTGCAATATGCTGAAGCTGTGTTAGACATAGTAATGTGGTTTATGAAGGCCACAGGAGAAGGAAAGATAATAATTCCACGAGCTTCTCGAGTTTCTTCTCTCACAACTTGGCTTCCCATCATGGGAACATTCAGAAACCATTCCTCACTTAGAAATAAATTTGAGGAACTTGATAAAGCAGTGCTAAAGGTGGTTGAGAGCCTCCCTCAAGTGGACCAGAAACGTATTTGTGTAGTATGGGCAGAGGTTTACAGATCACGTGAGATCGACATCGCTACGCCATATGCTTTGGCTGAATATATGCTTGTCTAA